In Bacteroidota bacterium, the following are encoded in one genomic region:
- a CDS encoding helix-turn-helix domain-containing protein, with protein MGKVMTESKLRKLMLVLHLEGLSKVEIGVRTGKSRQWVHKWIKRYEAGPETDWSQDISRRPNTVYGKTNPETERLVLEARDRLARTKYAQIGAVGIQYELSKPGLLAAVPPTSTIDRILKRNGRIPLGQKSTSKKKITHPSISALTRWIWWGRDISRVRHDFTAST; from the coding sequence TTGGGTAAAGTAATGACAGAAAGTAAGCTCCGAAAATTGATGTTGGTTTTGCATTTGGAGGGTCTTTCGAAGGTTGAGATTGGAGTCCGGACGGGTAAGAGCCGACAATGGGTTCATAAGTGGATCAAGCGTTATGAAGCTGGGCCTGAAACCGACTGGAGTCAAGACATTTCCCGCCGCCCAAATACCGTTTACGGTAAGACGAATCCTGAGACTGAGCGACTAGTTCTTGAGGCCCGCGACCGTCTTGCACGCACGAAATACGCCCAAATAGGTGCAGTGGGGATTCAATATGAGCTTTCAAAGCCAGGTCTGCTGGCAGCAGTTCCTCCAACCTCGACGATCGACCGGATCTTGAAGCGCAACGGGCGTATCCCTCTGGGGCAAAAGTCAACGTCCAAAAAAAAGATTACCCATCCCAGTATTTCTGCACTGACGAGATGGATCTGGTGGGGCCGCGATATCTCAAGGGTTCGACACGACTTTACTGCTTCAACCTGA
- a CDS encoding DDE-type integrase/transposase/recombinase, with amino-acid sequence MDLVGPRYLKGSTRLYCFNLIDTSTHAVHIEPIRSKEAVEIVRGIIEAWRQLGLPDCLQMDNEMTFRGSNRHPRSLGLVLRFVLSMGVVVRFIPCAEPWRNGMIEKFNDTFDKRFFRVQKFADFDALKAEAAVFQQFHNERHRYSTQGGRTPQQMQELYSPRPKMRLPSGFDPKVPLQLDEGVISFVEIYSLRWSTGSVGNEVQGRQWFDLQLCRSRSHHPPAYTCSFFKRRRPSPLLLRHAR; translated from the coding sequence ATGGATCTGGTGGGGCCGCGATATCTCAAGGGTTCGACACGACTTTACTGCTTCAACCTGATTGACACCTCGACGCATGCGGTCCATATCGAACCAATCCGGAGCAAGGAGGCCGTAGAAATTGTCAGGGGCATCATAGAGGCGTGGCGACAGTTGGGCCTGCCAGATTGTCTTCAAATGGACAATGAGATGACCTTCAGGGGGTCCAATCGGCATCCAAGGAGCCTGGGCTTGGTGCTGCGGTTCGTCTTGTCGATGGGGGTCGTTGTGAGGTTCATCCCTTGCGCCGAGCCTTGGAGGAACGGGATGATTGAAAAGTTCAACGACACCTTCGACAAGCGGTTCTTCAGGGTGCAGAAGTTTGCCGATTTCGACGCACTCAAGGCGGAGGCGGCAGTATTCCAGCAGTTCCACAACGAAAGGCATCGGTATAGCACCCAAGGCGGGCGTACGCCTCAGCAAATGCAAGAACTCTACAGCCCGAGGCCCAAGATGAGACTTCCTTCAGGATTTGACCCGAAAGTGCCGCTACAATTGGATGAAGGGGTCATCTCATTTGTGGAGATTTATTCGCTCCGATGGAGTACTGGAAGTGTTGGGAACGAGGTTCAGGGTCGACAATGGTTTGATTTACAGCTATGTCGAAGCAGATCTCATCATCCACCGGCATACACTTGTAGTTTCTTCAAACGACGTCGTCCATCACCGCTTCTCCTTCGTCATGCCCGTTGA